Proteins from one Oryza sativa Japonica Group chromosome 12, ASM3414082v1 genomic window:
- the LOC107279746 gene encoding uncharacterized protein, which yields MAQESKPLVVALLLCLMIAKGNCLCMGCMNDHVVVSQLADDRSKVGGGGGGGGAGTLFKVTVANQCCCDVGHVVAAAPGFRSAIPVDPKLFRRNPGGDRESYLVGDGGAIRANGSVTFYYAWSSMFRISVVGMTVANCL from the exons ATGGCTCAAGAATCGAAGCCTCTCGTCGTTGCTCTCCTCCTCTGCCTCATGATCGCCAAAG GCAACTGCCTCTGCATGGGCTGCATGAACGACCACGTCGTCGTCAGCCAGCTCGCCGACGACCGGAgcaaggtcggcggcggcggcggcggcggcggcgcgggcacgCTGTTCAAGGTGACGGTGGCCAACCAGTGCTGCTGCGACGTGGGGcacgtcgtcgcggcggcgccggggttCCGGAGCGCCATCCCCGTCGACCCCAAGCTGTTCCGGCGGAACCCCggcggcgatcgggagagctacctcgtcggcgacggcggggcgATCCGTGCCAACGGGAGCGTCACCTTCTACTACGCGTGGAGCTCCATGTTCAGGATCAGCGTCGTCGGCATGACTGTGGCGAACTGCCTGTAG